From the genome of Miscanthus floridulus cultivar M001 chromosome 10, ASM1932011v1, whole genome shotgun sequence, one region includes:
- the LOC136490207 gene encoding eukaryotic translation initiation factor 3 subunit E-like isoform X5: MAEHDLKALMAAQLDRHLVFPLLEFLQERQLYSEPEFLEAKIRLLNGTNLVDYAMDIHKSLHGTDDVPEDMVKRRAEVVSRLRSLEEAAAPLVAFLQNPQLVQELRTDKQYNIHMLQERYQWLEMRSI; the protein is encoded by the exons ATGGCGGAGCATGACCTCAAGGCGCTGATGGCAGCGCAGCTGGACCGGCACCTGGTGTTCCCGCTGCTGGAGTTCCTCCAGGAGCGGCAGCTCTACTCGGAGCCCGAGTTCCTGGAGGCCAAGATCCGCCTCCTCAATGGCACCAACCTGGTCGACTATGCCATGGACATCCACAAGTCCCTCCACGGCACCGACGACGTCCCCGAGGACATGGTCAAGCGCCGCGCCGAGGTCGTCTCCAGGCTCAGGTCGCTCGAGGAGGCCGCCGCCCCGCTCGTCGCCTTCCTCCAGAACCCGCAGCTCGTGCAGGAGCTCAGGACCGACAAACAGTACAACATCCACATGCTCCAGGAGCGGTACCAG TGGCTGGAGATGCGATCAATATAG
- the LOC136490207 gene encoding protein DETOXIFICATION 42-like isoform X1, with translation MVSVVPPLLMLYHMYGGTFCRYLIASILLWRLRLHVDLFPPSFKHLQFGRFLKNGFLLLARVIAATFCVTLSASMAARLGSTPMAAFQICLQTWLACSLLADGLAFAGQAILASAFARKDYPKATATASRILQLALVLGLILSILLGIGLRIGSRLFTDDQGVLHHIYIGIPFDPAKLKKLHPSFKENGGTVTAGNASSISPFKFIFSCIIILVISYDDS, from the exons ATGGTGTCAGTGGTGCCGCCATTGCTCATGTTATATCACA TGTATGGTGGAACATTCTGCAGATATTTGATTGCATCGATACTCTTATGGAGATTAAGGCTGCATGTTGATTTGTTCCCACCTAGCTTTAAACACCTGCAATTTGGCCGGTTTCTTAAAAAtg GTTTTCTGTTACTTGCACGAGTTATTGCCGCAACTTTTTGTGTGACACTATCTGCGTCAATGGCTGCACGACTAGGTTCAACTCCAATGGCTGCATTCCAGATCTGCTTGCAAACCTGGTTGGCTTGCTCACTTCTTGCTGATGGATTGGCTTTTGCTGGACAG GCTATACTTGCAAGTGCATTTGCTCGTAAGGACTATCCAAAGGCTACTGCCACAGCTTCTCGTATCTTGCAG CTGGCTTTGGTCTTGGGACTTATCCTAAGTATACTTCTTGGTATTGGTCTGCGCATAGGATCTAGATTATTCACGGATGATCAAGGTGTACTGCATCATATCTACATAGGAATACCG TTTGACCCAGCAAAACTGAAGAAACTTCACCCAAGTTTCAAGGAGAATGGTGGTACCGTTACAGCTGGAAATGCTTCTAGTATAAGTCCTTTTAAGTTTATCTTCAGTTGTATTATAATTCTTGTGATTAGCTATGATGATAGTTAA
- the LOC136490207 gene encoding protein DETOXIFICATION 42-like isoform X2, with protein MVSVVPPLLMLYHMYGGTFCRYLIASILLWRLRLHVDLFPPSFKHLQFGRFLKNGFLLLARVIAATFCVTLSASMAARLGSTPMAAFQICLQTWLACSLLADGLAFAGQAILASAFARKDYPKATATASRILQLALVLGLILSILLGIGLRIGSRLFTDDQGVLHHIYIGIP; from the exons ATGGTGTCAGTGGTGCCGCCATTGCTCATGTTATATCACA TGTATGGTGGAACATTCTGCAGATATTTGATTGCATCGATACTCTTATGGAGATTAAGGCTGCATGTTGATTTGTTCCCACCTAGCTTTAAACACCTGCAATTTGGCCGGTTTCTTAAAAAtg GTTTTCTGTTACTTGCACGAGTTATTGCCGCAACTTTTTGTGTGACACTATCTGCGTCAATGGCTGCACGACTAGGTTCAACTCCAATGGCTGCATTCCAGATCTGCTTGCAAACCTGGTTGGCTTGCTCACTTCTTGCTGATGGATTGGCTTTTGCTGGACAG GCTATACTTGCAAGTGCATTTGCTCGTAAGGACTATCCAAAGGCTACTGCCACAGCTTCTCGTATCTTGCAG CTGGCTTTGGTCTTGGGACTTATCCTAAGTATACTTCTTGGTATTGGTCTGCGCATAGGATCTAGATTATTCACGGATGATCAAGGTGTACTGCATCATATCTACATAGGAATACCG TGA
- the LOC136490207 gene encoding eukaryotic translation initiation factor 3 subunit E-like isoform X6 gives MAEHDLKALMAAQLDRHLVFPLLEFLQERQLYSEPEFLEAKIRLLNGTNLVDYAMDIHKSLHGTDDVPEDMVKRRAEVVSRLRSLEEAAAPLVAFLQNPQLVQELRTDKQYNIHMLQERYQ, from the exons ATGGCGGAGCATGACCTCAAGGCGCTGATGGCAGCGCAGCTGGACCGGCACCTGGTGTTCCCGCTGCTGGAGTTCCTCCAGGAGCGGCAGCTCTACTCGGAGCCCGAGTTCCTGGAGGCCAAGATCCGCCTCCTCAATGGCACCAACCTGGTCGACTATGCCATGGACATCCACAAGTCCCTCCACGGCACCGACGACGTCCCCGAGGACATGGTCAAGCGCCGCGCCGAGGTCGTCTCCAGGCTCAGGTCGCTCGAGGAGGCCGCCGCCCCGCTCGTCGCCTTCCTCCAGAACCCGCAGCTCGTGCAGGAGCTCAGGACCGACAAACAGTACAACATCCACATGCTCCAGGAGCGGTACCAG TGA
- the LOC136490207 gene encoding eukaryotic translation initiation factor 3 subunit E-like isoform X4, whose amino-acid sequence MAEHDLKALMAAQLDRHLVFPLLEFLQERQLYSEPEFLEAKIRLLNGTNLVDYAMDIHKSLHGTDDVPEDMVKRRAEVVSRLRSLEEAAAPLVAFLQNPQLVQELRTDKQYNIHMLQERYQVFCYLHELLPQLFV is encoded by the exons ATGGCGGAGCATGACCTCAAGGCGCTGATGGCAGCGCAGCTGGACCGGCACCTGGTGTTCCCGCTGCTGGAGTTCCTCCAGGAGCGGCAGCTCTACTCGGAGCCCGAGTTCCTGGAGGCCAAGATCCGCCTCCTCAATGGCACCAACCTGGTCGACTATGCCATGGACATCCACAAGTCCCTCCACGGCACCGACGACGTCCCCGAGGACATGGTCAAGCGCCGCGCCGAGGTCGTCTCCAGGCTCAGGTCGCTCGAGGAGGCCGCCGCCCCGCTCGTCGCCTTCCTCCAGAACCCGCAGCTCGTGCAGGAGCTCAGGACCGACAAACAGTACAACATCCACATGCTCCAGGAGCGGTACCAG GTTTTCTGTTACTTGCACGAGTTATTGCCGCAACTTTTTGTGTGA
- the LOC136490207 gene encoding uncharacterized protein isoform X3 encodes MPWTSTSPSTAPTTSPRTWSSAAPRSSPGSGRSRRPPPRSSPSSRTRSSCRSSGPTNSTTSTCSRSGTSGWRCDQYSFGSNIYLCVPIWCQWCRHCSCYITVRTYLLLFPCQDGRHIHLKVYDSCALSFVIVYGGTFCRYLIASILLWRLRLHVDLFPPSFKHLQFGRFLKNGFLLLARVIAATFCVTLSASMAARLGSTPMAAFQICLQTWLACSLLADGLAFAGQAILASAFARKDYPKATATASRILQLALVLGLILSILLGIGLRIGSRLFTDDQGVLHHIYIGIPFDPAKLKKLHPSFKENGGTVTAGNASSISPFKFIFSCIIILVISYDDS; translated from the exons ATGCCATGGACATCCACAAGTCCCTCCACGGCACCGACGACGTCCCCGAGGACATGGTCAAGCGCCGCGCCGAGGTCGTCTCCAGGCTCAGGTCGCTCGAGGAGGCCGCCGCCCCGCTCGTCGCCTTCCTCCAGAACCCGCAGCTCGTGCAGGAGCTCAGGACCGACAAACAGTACAACATCCACATGCTCCAGGAGCGGTACCAG TGGCTGGAGATGCGATCAATATAGTTTTGGATCCAATATTTATCTTTGTGTTCCAATATGGTGTCAGTGGTGCCGCCATTGCTCATGTTATATCACAGTACGTACATACCTTTTGCTTTTTCCCTGTCAAGACGGAAGGCACATACATCTAAAAGTTTATGATTCTTGTGCTCTATCTTTTGTGATAGTGTATGGTGGAACATTCTGCAGATATTTGATTGCATCGATACTCTTATGGAGATTAAGGCTGCATGTTGATTTGTTCCCACCTAGCTTTAAACACCTGCAATTTGGCCGGTTTCTTAAAAAtg GTTTTCTGTTACTTGCACGAGTTATTGCCGCAACTTTTTGTGTGACACTATCTGCGTCAATGGCTGCACGACTAGGTTCAACTCCAATGGCTGCATTCCAGATCTGCTTGCAAACCTGGTTGGCTTGCTCACTTCTTGCTGATGGATTGGCTTTTGCTGGACAG GCTATACTTGCAAGTGCATTTGCTCGTAAGGACTATCCAAAGGCTACTGCCACAGCTTCTCGTATCTTGCAG CTGGCTTTGGTCTTGGGACTTATCCTAAGTATACTTCTTGGTATTGGTCTGCGCATAGGATCTAGATTATTCACGGATGATCAAGGTGTACTGCATCATATCTACATAGGAATACCG TTTGACCCAGCAAAACTGAAGAAACTTCACCCAAGTTTCAAGGAGAATGGTGGTACCGTTACAGCTGGAAATGCTTCTAGTATAAGTCCTTTTAAGTTTATCTTCAGTTGTATTATAATTCTTGTGATTAGCTATGATGATAGTTAA